In Episyrphus balteatus chromosome 4, idEpiBalt1.1, whole genome shotgun sequence, the sequence CCATTCAAGGATACAAGTTAAGTGCCATTCATATGAGCTGCGAACTGCGTCTGAGAATAATTCTTTTAAGGCTTTTTCTAAAGCAAATATCaacttattcttattttaattgtttaaaaaagtgaaaaagtgatcACATTGCGTAAAACTagttaaaattacaaaataaacacattttaatgttttttatccgaccaacaacaaaaaatacaaaacgcaTTCCACAAAGCTACGAACAAATATTTCGCACGAATTGATTTAGCTTCAAATGTTTGTATTACAGTTCGCAGCTCTCTGCGACCACTCATATGAATGAAATGTCAAATTAAGCGACTATTAGCAATTCGCAGATGCAGGTCGCATATCCATTTTAGGCGGTTTAACTCAGCGACACATTTTCGCGTATTTTCTTCCCAGAATAGCGAAGCCacgaagaattgtgtacattAAAATCGCCTGTGATGACGATTTTTGGATATAGTCGCAAACCTAGTAATGCCCTTAAAACaccctttgaaaatttgttttttgtaaaaataaaccTTAACCTTTCTATAGACATTTTGTGATGATTCCTTGTTGTTGTCTCGATCTCGATGAAGCGAGGAACCCTGATTTCTGTCTCGTATAttctaaaagaataaaaaaacaaagataattttcattattacaAGGTTTTAACtgaatattataaatatatttaatttaggaaatttcttttaaagatattttaaataataattcgaTCAAGTGCGTATCATCTGGGTTTCTATGGAAagtttctttactttttttttttttctttttttgctgaGATGAAAATTGGTATCTTCacattcatttttgtttgtttgtcctGTAATAAAACAGTTAGTTGGAATTTACTTTATACTCACGTTCTGAGGAGAGACACATTATGTTTTTGTGATAACACGTTCAGTAGGAGTTTTTATAATTGTCTGGCTTGTCTTGACGGTAAGAAGAATTATAAATCTTTGCAATTGTTCATTTTGCACACAAATAAACTTCTCTATTTATCATCTTTTTCTGATTGATGTGACTTAGATGGGGGTAGTAGTTGATTTGATTTGAGAATTGATATATAATAATAACACAGTGGATTTTTGTTAATATAATAATTTCTAagcattgacattttttttattatattttcttattttctatttcaaagaTTGATTGCAAATTAAAGATAGTCAcaagtgcattttgtttttttttataatttttttttagaggaaaAACAAGATGCACCTGAACTTTATTATAATCTCAATTAAAAGTATTAtggaatgcttttttttttaatttctctaaagCCACAAtattatggttaaaaaaaatcgatctcgatgaacaattttaaaagttttaaagaataaactagctcatttttatgaattttaatttaaattaatttaaatctaaacaaaaaatttatttaaacgaaATGAATTAAAAGCGGTTACCTCTTCTTTGGGATGACGGCTAGAAGAATCTCCTTTATTCCGCTTGTTCGGGTCGATTTCAAGCACCGGACAGCGTTCAGCCTAAAGAATTGGCAACTATTCAGAAACAGCAAACTATGTTATTTACTTTAATACTAAAAGGATacgtgttttttgtttgtataatcttttttttataatttgattgATGGAAGGTTATTTATAATGATGAGAAGAGACCTATCTGGGTctcattaataaattttaaggaCACATAAGATCCCTGTCATGCTTCAATACAAAATGATAACACATGAACTCAATATAACCCATatccaatatttttatttttaaaatttaaatattgtggtttgaaaattatttataattcataaataaaattataggtAAGGTATATAATtatgagaaagaaaaaaaaatgtattgattttttgcagatttaataaaaagacgccatttttaccaaaaattccCTCATGACaatgttatacatttttttttttttttaaaggtaatcTTTCTATTATTAAGAAGGTGTTTATTATTTACCGCATTTCTTTTGGGAGAATCTTCATATTCTTCTTCGCTGCTGTAATTCACAATTCtttccatttttaagaaattttcttaaaaattatttaataaagagcAGAAGATGTATGATGAACTTatttttcttctaatttttttttttattttttatgaatgtgAAAGATGACAGACGGATGATATCGCGGAGCGGTTTTGTGTCAGCCAAAGAGTAGTGAGTGGTAGAATGTGTACAATGTGACGTCAATATTTCCAGTTTAGAATATTTTTACTGGGTTGGAGTTTACATCGGACAATTTTTGCGTTTacattaaaagattttttgaatgacgatttatctttctttttattactttttattaatatatatataatcaTTAAAGAATGTACTTCGCTGTTTAGACGAAAGTAAAAGTTAAACCAAAGTTTAACTTCGGCTTTTGCATCGATTTTAAGAGATACAAATGTTTTAAAGATAAACATTATATGTCGAAAAAGGTTTtagcttagaggatataatatatggagtgcttgtgctgttagttccgtgaagcttttatagagggctctactttctttaagttttcgatgagtgcatgcctccattttattttcatttgatggctgtcatcaacaagcgtgtttatttacagctgcggaaccggactcacactgaaaaacgaaagcagcgacccctatccatgcatatggcgttacaatgtattaaggcttggccacaccggagggtatgcggtatagcggtaacgatatttgtatgaaaaaaattcaacatctgaacgttgatatgtcagtttggaatttttttcatacaagtaccgttacctctacccgtaccgctaccgcataccctccggtgtggccaagcctttaggtataggaacaagcactccatatattatatcctctaagggtTTTAGACAAGGCGACGCACTGTCATGCTACTTCTTTAATGCCCGTCGTACACCTAGCTCTCAACGCATTCAACGCAAATTTAAAACGTTAAATTCTAATTGATGGTGCTTTCAATTATATTCAAACAACGAGTTTTAGACAGTTGGAGATCCCTGCTAaacgaattaattaaaaagtatacGTATAGTGCCgtcgtttttttataattaatttgttaaattcgCGTTGAGTGCGTTCAACGCTAGGTGTACGACGGGCATAAGCCTGGTTCGCTCTTCgcgctaaagcctggtacgcagctcgcgctaaattttagctctcatacaaattattgacaaattttatctgagctaaaatggatcccatacaaattatcgataacttgtatgggaattttatctcggctaaaatttagctcgatctgcgtaccaggcttcaaaCAGTTAACACAAAGCTATCGGATAGGTATTTGCTGTTGCAAATAAAGCATTTTTTGTCagaaaataatctgaaggtatccgacaatttttggtatacctcaggtatccgagtgatcagctgataaacatttggctattttttatattgatttctATTCGCGCGAGGCGCAATTattcagcttgaaaataaaataaatttgcaagaatttaagttaaatcgattgtgcaagtaggtactatgcaacaataaaaaataggaattttCTCACAAGAAACAATTTcctcttttcaaaatttacatattttttttagctgaatagcttttcgttcaaagagatattccagatacgggcgTCCCGTATCTGaacttgttcattttttttctggcaaatttccatttttttcaaatctaaacGACACAACTGCAATATTTATCTTGTCTGTGGACTGAATTTGtgtacttaaaaaattaaattttggcaACATAATACCAACATTAAAATCTGCCATAAATTGAACTCGTGTAAATGCATGaacataaaaaattacttctttCATTATGTTGCCATTTTGTTTGCCGAAATATTGGCAACTTTGCCAGTCGTGTAAATCCGGCattactcttgccaaccgctgctactttggtttgagaaggcaattGACCAGCAAAGCCCTCTCTCGAGCAACTAAGGTGCCCCTATATAAGACCCTtatcatcccagtcctgctatatggtgcagaagcatggactttaacgaaggcggatgaaaacatcttggattgtttcgagagaaaagttcttcgtgcgatCTTTGGTCCCGTGTGCattgatggtgattggagaagaagatacAACACCGAACTTTACGGGTTTTACAAGGACGCTAACCTAGCCAAGAGAGTGaaggtgcagcgcctgagatggctaggtcacgtggagcgcatggacaacaatgctccatgtccggaaagttttcgacttCAACCCATAGGGCCGTAGTAGTAGAGGATGACCTCGTCTACGTTGGCACACGCAAGTAGAATCAATCAACTTGGCATGCGAAATTGGTAGCAGCTGACTAAGAATAGAGCCGACTGGAggagcttgttggttgaggacCGAATCTCGTAAAAAGTAAAAACCCGTTTAAACTAGAATCTATATACTATATTCGATCTCTCTTTGCGATATCTCGCTCATAAATCtatattttcttattcaaaCAGCTTTCGATTTGTCGGAAGGATCAGAAGCGTAAAATTATCATATTGTTTTGTAAAACAATAGTGAGAGTCGTCacatgtaaaattttataattttatattagtttagtttaattttttattcaattttttcaaaattgtttttatttattcctATTTTAAACTGTTCGACAATAGGAAGCCTATTTTTATGAGTTTCCTTTCCCCGAACACTACTGTTTGGAACTAGGCAACAGCTAAATTTcctttatatataattttttttaaatatttatacaaatttataaatatttaaacaaaataaataattacctattcatatttcataaaaaaaatgcacttcatTTATCCCCCGAATACAATGCAGCCGGCAGATAATGGAATTTTTAAAGGGCTCAAAAGAGTCACTGCCGAAATTCAATGTGGGAATGAACCAGTTTAAAAGGCAAGGAACGCTGGAAAATGCCTATGTGACAAAAACAAACTTCTGCTGACTGTTGGGCACGTTCTAGAAAATAAAGAGCGCTTTGGTTTTATACAAAATGCATTACGCAGATATGTAATTTATATCTTCGACCCTAAAGCGGTCGACACATACAAAATGCATCCATAATAACTTTCTCGAATGTGTCTACCAACCAGTTATTAGAATGCACATCGAAAGACACATATTCAtagccataaaaaaaaaacgttcattTTAAAACCGTTCTTAAAGTTGTATCGGAAGCAAAATATGATATAGGTCCGTTTCCTATACATAAATAcatacaatggtcggaaaaagtattttgacaaaatgaacatttttctaactgatgagaataatgtgtaacggttaaacataaaataaggaagttgacggttatttattaagtaccTATATTATGGTGAGTCttatgatggtcaatgtcagtcgtATAGTTGttattatgcttcgaggctgcattttttgtataaaaagtactaatttttgagggaaaaaagtattttgacaaacgttctttttcaacgttgtgatggtaaggtaatgcattttacgtgtttcaagcacttATAAAACTGACAGACTGAAAGTATGCCtttcgtaaaaaaattattttaattttttttcttttgaatttcccTTAACTGTTCGAGTATTGGTTTAATGTTGAAGTAAAAATGGTAAATAGTAAATTTAcgtattttatttaacttagtTGTATGTACGTTATCATGACATAATAAACATACATTGTATGTATAAATATTCTTTATATTATCTTAATACATAGTTACAGTTTatataaaatagaaattaagctaggttctttgtaaaaaaatgtgtaaattaTGTGTATTAAAGAATTCTTAGACCATCatctttttcaatttgaattgtaaaataaaataattaaaaacaatcaattaTTAGTCacactttttataaattcaattttttcaaaatcactaGCGCATCCAACGACTCCGTCCAAAAACATGTTCAATAGATTATCGTCTGGATTATGCGCCAAATATAACAATGCATATCGAACAAACACCTGAAAGAGCGTGTGATGATCCTTGCGTTGGAGCTTGgctatggtcataattttggcAAAGTTCTTCCAATCCCTCTGCAACAGACACAATCTTGCCTCTCCCAGAAGCTTGTACAATGTACTTTTTAAGCTATGGCAGTATTTTGATGGTGTGTTATTCTGTATTGGAATTGAACATCTGGGTTGGAAGAATACATCACATTCGCATTCGGTGCCAGGTTCTAGTAATTTCATAACCTCGTCAAATTTAGATTTTGGCATACTAACTTCTGGAATAGATTTTGTTCTTCTATGTggttcttttctttcttttatttgttgtattgatttttcttttggCATGTTGATGTTAATATGATATTATTAATACAAgaggaaaattaattttttggtgctGAGAATTATTTTGGtggatcttttatttttgtgtcttttaaaacaaaaactagaaATAGAAAGTGCAGGGATGATGGCATTGTTGATTGCGACCACAGAATATAATAGGGAGATTAACTAGATAAACAAAAAGTAGTAGATCAATTCAAAAGTCCGAAAGTATTAACAGTTCCGAAAATGATATTACTCAGGATCTACATTAAACTATTTTTgcagtattaatttttttttttaaatttaaggtttAAGGTATAACtccaacggccactttttgcaaaaagtcaaaaagtgaaaattttcaaactcattttgtgacactTTTTCTGaccacaaaattgaaaataatgatgcagaaagcttattttttggtttaaaaaacatttttgtagttttttccaaaaacaaatacttttgtaaatttcccactttttaggtcattgtagttatggctttaactacaaccattttttgcaaaaaggagGAAAATTactaaagtaaataaaatatatttattatttttgtgattttgCAAAAAGTGTCCATATTATGTCGATcaacactattttttaaattgtttaccAGCATGCCCAACAAACaatatcccttctataaagcATTACAGGAGTTACATTACCACCAATTaagctttatagaagtaaatttgttagtcgggtgCTACTCGTCCACACTTTCTGTCAAGTGaggaggttttatttttcatgttgaATGTCAGTAAAATGTCTTTTTTGAATTCAATTGCCAATCCACTGTCAACAAGGTGGAACATTCAGAGCATTCTTTGATCTCTACCGATTTCAATCGGGTTGCATTCGGGTCAACAAAAGTTGAGCAGTTCGTGTTGAGCAACATAATGTGGACGCAGCTTTAGGGCCATTGAAAttggtgaaaaaaattactttaaactttttttgagggaaaattccatacttttttAGGGACGATATTTGTTATGATTCCACTGAAAGTCTTTGTCTGTCTTCAGGCTTAACAACAGTGGTTCCTTtttgcaaataaacaaaaaaacaaaaggaacaTTTATTTTCTGACTAggcaatttgtttttgaaaaaaaagagtgtcAAAACTATTCGTGTCTGTATTATAAAATAACTGTGGAAATATTCACTATTCAAGCCATTGTTGTAAAGGGCTTAAGAAGtagaaaatgtagaaaaaaatataaaaacttggtatttaaaataaactctACATATATTTGAGCTTTCTTCCTCAATTTTTATCACgtgttcaagaaaaaaattgtacctaaaTTACGTCACATGTCTAGTCTACCCTGGTAAGACGAGTAGTTTTAAGTTCTTAAAGTTTAAAAAGGTTATGAACAGCCCTGTTaaattggaggtggtagtttacgcgtgagtagaaatctagtacaacaactacatattcctatctcctcgagtagaagaacatgtgttaattctagtactagatctactcatgagtaaactaccacctccaatggaacggggctaacgAAACAAAGAGACTTTATTGCTTAAACGAGCACTAACTGAAAAATTgcagaaatttattttattttatttcaaaattctacctGAAAATGCACATACAGCTGCCAAATTAAAATTTCTCATAACTCTATGAACACATCCCATACATCTCCGAGACTCCGAAATCACAcctttcaaatttttgacataaacGTTTTGTACCGATTCGGAACAAATGTAATAGAACTCTTCTCTTGAGCGCCAGAGTGGACCATCAGCTTTTTGATGGATCtgtaaaaaagtgtaatttgttgttttttatttttattttttattaaaaaaaagacatttcaaCTATTAACTTAACTACACTCATCAATCTACttctcaataaaattaaaaacacatcaATATTTATTCCCCTTCAAATAAAATTCTTGTAACTTTGTTAAATGGCGTGCTTTGAATTATaatacataaaagttgtgtgtCGTCCAAAAAAAGAGTGACTTTCTGT encodes:
- the LOC129919779 gene encoding uncharacterized protein LOC129919779; the protein is MPKEKSIQQIKERKEPHRRTKSIPEVSMPKSKFDEVMKLLEPGTECECDVFFQPRCSIPIQNNTPSKYCHSLKSTLYKLLGEARLCLLQRDWKNFAKIMTIAKLQRKDHHTLFQVFVRYALLYLAHNPDDNLLNMFLDGVVGCASDFEKIEFIKSVTNN